A single Triticum dicoccoides isolate Atlit2015 ecotype Zavitan chromosome 2A, WEW_v2.0, whole genome shotgun sequence DNA region contains:
- the LOC119354153 gene encoding vesicle-associated protein 4-2-like, with product MAISGDDRYAPAADSGGGKLWNLCRMPFRQASGAPAPASSSSSSGIHHSAGRYGHEAPVAGDGGAPAAPAGISTVAKSLLPARRRLRLDPSNKLYFPYEPGKQVKSAIRIKNTSKSHVAFKFQTTAPKSCFMRPPGAILAPGETIIATVFKFVEHPENNENVLQKCKVKFKILSLKVKGPMEYAPELFDEQKDQAVVEKILRVVFLDVQNPGPQLEKLNTQLAEAEAALEARKKPPEENGPKIVGEGLVIDEWKERRERYLAQQQVEAVDSV from the exons ATGGCGATCTCCGGCGACGACAGGTACGCCCCCGCCGCCGACTCCGGCGGCGGGAAGCTCTGGAACCTCTGCCGCATGCCCTTCAGGCAGGCCAGCGGCGCGCCGGCGCcagcgtcgtcctcctcctcgtccgggatCCACCACTCGGCCGGCCGCTACGGCCATGAGGCGCCCGTCGCCGGAGACGGCGGCGCCCCTGCCGCGCCGGCCGGGATCTCGACGGTCGCCAAATCTCTGCTGCCGGCGCGGCGCCGCCTCCGGCTCGATCCGTCCAACAAGCTCTACTTCCCAT atgaaccaggcaagcaggtcAAGAGTGCAATTAGGATAAAGAATACAAGCAAGTCACATGTAGCATTCAAG TTTCAAACAACTGCACCCAAGAGTTGCTTTATGCGTCCTCCTGGAGCCATACTTGCCCCTGGCGAGACTATCATAGCGACTG TTTTCAAGTTTGTCGAGCACCCAGAGAATAATGAGAATGTTCTGCAGAAGTGCAAGGTCAAGTTCAAGATTTTGAGCTTGAAGGTCAAAGGACCCATGGAATATGCACCAGAATTG TTCGACGAGCAGAAAGATCAGGCAGTGGTTGAGAAGATACTGAGGGTTGTTTTCTTGGATGTTCAAAACCCAGGCCCT CAACTGGAAAAGCTGAACACTCAGTTAGCCGAGGCAGAAGCTGCACTTGAGGCGCGGAAGAAACCTCCAGAAGAGAATGGTCCTAAAATTGTTGGTGAAGGGCTTGTCATTGATGAATGG AAAGAGAGGAGGGAAAGATACCTCGCACAACAACAGGTTGAAGCGGTCGACTCGGTGTAA